One genomic segment of Occultella kanbiaonis includes these proteins:
- a CDS encoding MerR family transcriptional regulator codes for MLFGDTLPDLDTATGYRGPTACRAAGITYRQLDYWARTGLVEPSIRPATGSGTQRLYSFRDVLVLKVVKRLLDTGVSLQQIRTAVDHLRERGVDDLAQITLMSDGASVYECTSADEVFDLVQGGQGVFGIAVGRVWREVEGSLAEFPTERAEDDTVTVTKDDELARRRAARKGA; via the coding sequence ATGCTCTTCGGTGACACGCTGCCGGATCTGGACACCGCCACCGGCTACCGCGGACCCACCGCGTGCCGTGCCGCCGGCATCACCTACCGGCAGCTCGACTACTGGGCACGGACCGGCCTCGTCGAGCCGAGCATCCGGCCCGCCACCGGCTCGGGCACCCAGCGGCTCTACAGTTTTAGGGACGTGCTCGTCCTCAAAGTCGTCAAGCGTCTGCTCGACACCGGCGTCTCGCTCCAGCAGATCCGGACCGCCGTCGACCACCTGCGCGAGCGTGGCGTTGACGACCTCGCACAGATCACGCTGATGAGCGACGGTGCGAGCGTGTACGAGTGCACCTCCGCCGACGAGGTCTTCGATCTCGTCCAGGGCGGCCAGGGCGTCTTCGGCATCGCCGTCGGCCGCGTCTGGCGCGAGGTCGAGGGCAGCCTGGCCGAGTTCCCCACCGAGCGTGCCGAGGACGACACCGTGACCGTCACCAAGGACGACGAGCTCGCACGCCGCCGCGCTGCCCGCAAGGGCGCCTGA
- a CDS encoding bifunctional nuclease family protein — MGVLGVRVRVHAPEHDVLVVLSESEGPLSLPIVIGPHEGVAIATAQAGMQSPRPGPHDLLLSVLEASEVGLDRVNIIEVRDGTFIAELVLTNGRRVDSRASDAIALALRAHVEVWCAEAVLDVAAVVLDVDEDEHEHVHLGAPLHGQEADEEVAEFREFLDSVAPEDFDDTDA, encoded by the coding sequence ATGGGTGTCCTCGGTGTCCGTGTTCGGGTCCACGCCCCCGAGCACGATGTGTTGGTGGTGTTGTCCGAGTCGGAGGGTCCGCTTTCTCTACCCATCGTGATCGGGCCGCACGAGGGGGTGGCCATCGCGACGGCGCAGGCCGGAATGCAGTCCCCCCGCCCCGGCCCGCACGACCTGCTGCTCAGCGTGCTCGAGGCCTCCGAGGTCGGCCTCGACCGGGTGAACATCATCGAGGTCCGTGACGGCACTTTCATCGCCGAACTGGTCCTCACCAATGGGCGACGGGTGGATTCGCGGGCCTCTGACGCGATCGCGCTGGCGCTCCGGGCGCACGTGGAGGTCTGGTGTGCCGAAGCCGTCCTCGACGTTGCTGCCGTCGTCCTGGATGTGGACGAGGACGAACACGAGCACGTCCATCTGGGCGCGCCGCTGCACGGTCAGGAGGCCGACGAGGAGGTCGCCGAGTTCCGGGAGTTCCTCGACTCCGTGGCACCGGAGGATTTCGACGACACGGACGCCTGA
- the ftsR gene encoding transcriptional regulator FtsR: MSSASARAADEPERWPAGVSRTPTMNIGAALSILQREFPAVSVSKIRFLEDQGLVTPHRTPAGYRTYSQADVERLRFALTAQRDSFLPLKVIRERLAELDAGAGSAQAPAPGARVVTEDGELVGAKGRTRMTAAQLAEAADCPTEQVEMLAAAGLITADAGSKYPAGAVEIVRLAGQLAEHGIEARHLRSVRTATERELDLIDQLVAPVRSVRSGPSSAASRAKAHSLASDLAETFNALHTALIRAGIDRLQ, translated from the coding sequence ATGTCCTCGGCGTCGGCCCGAGCCGCCGACGAGCCCGAGCGCTGGCCGGCCGGCGTCTCCCGGACCCCGACGATGAACATCGGGGCCGCGTTGTCGATCCTGCAACGCGAGTTCCCCGCCGTGAGCGTCTCGAAGATCCGGTTCCTCGAGGACCAGGGGCTGGTGACACCGCACCGGACCCCGGCCGGGTACCGGACCTACAGTCAGGCGGACGTCGAACGGCTGCGGTTCGCGCTGACCGCGCAACGGGACTCGTTCCTGCCACTGAAGGTGATCCGCGAGCGCCTGGCGGAGCTCGATGCGGGCGCCGGATCGGCACAGGCACCCGCTCCCGGCGCCCGGGTGGTCACCGAGGACGGCGAGCTCGTCGGAGCCAAGGGCCGGACCAGGATGACGGCGGCCCAGCTCGCGGAGGCGGCAGACTGCCCGACGGAACAGGTCGAGATGCTTGCCGCAGCCGGCCTGATCACGGCCGACGCCGGATCGAAGTACCCGGCCGGTGCCGTCGAGATCGTGCGCCTGGCCGGGCAGCTCGCCGAGCATGGCATCGAGGCACGGCACCTGCGCTCGGTCCGCACGGCCACCGAACGCGAGCTCGACCTCATCGACCAGTTGGTGGCCCCGGTGCGATCGGTGCGGAGCGGCCCGTCATCTGCGGCCTCCCGGGCCAAGGCGCACTCGCTGGCCTCCGACCTAGCCGAGACGTTCAACGCGCTGCACACGGCGTTGATCCGGGCCGGTATCGACCGGCTCCAGTAG